In the Ignavibacteria bacterium genome, CGACACGCCAACCACATGCACGTCATTATCGGCGGCCTGACGAGCCGCTTCTTCCGGAGTGGAGAACAGGGGACCGATGTCTACATCAAATCCGATGTCCGCAAAGGACGTTGCGATGACCTTGGCTCCGCGGTCGTGTCCGTCCTGTCCTAGTTTAGCCACGAGGATGCGAGGCCGTCTGCCGAATTCCTTTTCAAACTCATCCACGTTGGCACGCAATGCTGCGTACTCCGGATCGTGTGCGTATTGCGCACCATAGACACCTTCGATCGCCACGGTATGTGCCTCGAATCGTGTGAATACCTGAGCCATTGCATCGGAGATCTCACCTAATGTTGCTCTGCAGCGTGCAGCATCAATCGCCTTCTCAAGGAGGTTTCCTTCACCGCTGCGTGCTGCGTTCGTGAGCGCAAGGAGCGTGCGTGTTACATCGTCTTCGTTTCGTGATGCTCGGATCGAGGCAAGCCGTGTTACTTGTGATTCACGAACGCTTGTGTTGTCGATGTCGAGGACATCGATATCGGACTCATGTTCAAGTTGATACTTGTTGACCCCAACGATCACTTCCTTGCCTTGATCGATGAGGGCTTGACGTCTGGCCGCCGACTCTTCGATCCGCATCTTCGGGATCCCGGCATTGATCGCCTTTGTCATCCCACCGTAGGACTCTACCTCGGCGATGATCGCCGATGCATCACGAACGAGGGCATCGGTCAGGGCTTCAACATAATACGAGCCTCCGAGGGGGTCGGCCACCTCTGTAACGTGACTCTCCTCTGCAATGATGAGCTGCGTATTGCGGGCAACACGAGCTGAACGTTCCGTAGGGAGTCCGAGTGCTTCGTCGTACGAGTTGGTGTGCAGAGACTGCGTACCGCCAAGCACTGCCGCAAGACCTTCGATGGTGGTTCGAACAACATTGTTGAAGGGGTCTTGCGCTGCAAGAGACCAGCCCGACGTTTGGCAATGTGTTCGAAGCAATAGGGAATCCTTCTTCGCCGGTGCGAACTGCTGCATTGCCGTTGCCCATAGAACGCGAGCGGCGCGGAGTTTGGCGATCTCCATGAAGAAGTTCATGCCAATGGCAAAGAAGAAGGACAGTCGAGGTGCAAAGGCATCCACCGGCATTCCGCGGTTGATGGCAGTACGCACATATTCCAATCCGTCGGCGATCGTATAGGCCAGTTCCTGAACGGCCGTTGCACCGGCCTCGTGCATGTGATAGCCGCTGATGGAGATCGAGTTGAAGCGCGGCATCTCATTGCTGGTGTATTCGATGATGTCCGCAACGATCCGCATTGATGGCTCGGGCGGATAGATGTAGGTGTTGCGAACCATGAACTCTTTGAGGATGTCGTTCTGGATCGTTCCGCTGAGTTTCTCCTTGGGCACACCTTGTTCTTCAGCCGCAACGATGAACATCGCGAGGATCGGGATCACAGCACCATTCATCGTCATCGATACGCTCATCGTATCGAGCGGGATCTTATCGAAGAGGATCTTCATATCCTCAACGGAATCGATGGCTACGCCGGCCTTTCCAACATCGCCCACCACTCGTGGATGGTCACTGTCATATCCGCGATGGGTTGCAAGATCGAATGCAACGGAGAGTCCCTTCTGACCTGATGCCAACGCCTTACGATAGAACGCGTTCGATTCCTCAGCTGTAGAGAACCCTGCATACTGGCGAATGGTCCACGGACGGTTCGTGTACATCGTTGCATACGGACCGCGCATGAAAGGGAACAGACCGGGCAGGGTGTTCACATGGGCCAGCGACTCCAGGTCAGCCGATGTGTACAACGGCTTGATCGGAATACCTTCAGCTGATCGGATAGTGAGGGAGTCAGCCGAGCGGCCCTTGAGCTCTTTTGCTGCTAGCTCGGACCACGGAGTGATATCGGGTTTCATGGAAAGGCGTCTCAATTGCGGAGAGCTCAAAAATACGGAAGGGGCTCTCCACCACGCCTATTTATAGGCGGACTGCAGATATCTCTGCGCTTCGGCCTGAGATCCGCCCACGTCATCCCAGTCCAGTACCTTCTTATACTGCTTGATGGCGAGGTCGCGTTTCCCTTGCAGATCATAGATCTGCCCGACCTTCAAGTTCGCCTTCACCATGTATCCGGATGGGTCTTCATCGAGAACCCGACATGCTTCATCACACTTGTACAGGTACTTCAGAGCCATTTCATGATCCCTGTTCATCATTCGAGCAACGCCGATGTAATAAAGTGCCTCCCGTGCCGCGAGTTTGTCATACCCGGTTTTCTTGTCCATGTATCGTACGAGGACGTTACGCCAACAGGTTTCCATGGAATCCAACGGACCTAGGGATACCAGACAACGTCCGTATGCACGTTGGAACGCCGGATTCATGGGATACTGCTTGTGTAGATCAGAGGCAAACTCCATCGCCGCAAGTGGGTTCCGTTCAAAGTCGAAATAGGCTTGGATGAGAACCACCTTCGCTTCATTGGCAGCGTACTTTGCCTTTCGAGCAGCAGCTTTCAACTGTGCCAGCCCAAGAGACTTGTCGCCGCGCGGCAAGAAGACCATCACGGTGGAGAGTGCCGGGTACTTCTCGGGAAGAGCAGCTGCGTAGTAGTTATAGAGCCCCGTTCCAAGCATGATGTCGTGATTGCCCGGTGCTACCTTTTGACACTCCTGCAGGATATCTAGGGCAAGACGACCATCGTCTGCTGCACTGAACATATTCTCACGCATGGCATGGTATCGCCCCCTAAAACCAAGTGCTCCACCCTTGAAGAACAATGCCGTGATGTTATGTGGTGTTGAGTCGAGCATCTGATCACACACAAACAATACCTTATCGATCTTCTTCAAGAAGGCTTGGTCGGCAGATGAATTCCGTCGATCAAGATTGATCCGCCACCATTCCACCATGGCATCAAGAAAATAGCCGGCCGGGTGTGTGGGATACATCGCGATGACCTGCTTGAAATCCTCATGAGCACGATCGAACTCAACGTTGTAGATGTGGTCGATACCGCGCTGCAGAATCGTATCTCCGTCTGCCTTGATCAAGACCCATTGGGCGTTTGCAGCAGTAGCTGAAGCGTACAGGAGAACGAGGAGGGTGACGAGGCGTTTCATATACATCGAACGACGTTCACGCGGACGTTACCGTGTGAGTGAAAGTTGTTGTTGATAGCGAGCAGCCTGCACATAGGGGTCAAAGATGCGGAGACGTTGCATACCGATCGTAGCAATGATCAGTAGAACGGTGGTCAGCGCCCCGTCTTCCACTCCGAATGATCCGTCCACCAACCAACGAAGGGAAGGGGCTATACCACTCGTATTCAACACGTAGGCATCAATGGGCAGATCCATACCACTCACAAAACCGAACAGAAACGCGATGCCGAGATTCCAAACAACGTGGAATCCAATGGCCGTCCACAGAGAGCGTGTGAGGGCAACAGATGTTCCGAGCGCCACACCGGCGAGGAATACATTCACTGCACTGATCCAAGATGAACCTGGATTCGACAGATGGACAAGTGCGAATGGGAGACTTGTGGCGAGGACGGCCATTGTTGGACTGAATCGTTCTTCAACAGCGCGGAATATCGTGCCACGAAAGAGGACTTCTTCGCCGATGGCAAAGAGAATCACGGTAGATATTGCCGAAGGTTCCAACATCGTCGCAACAGGTACGATGGTTCCTCCAAGGACAACAGCAACCACGGCGATAACAGCGATAGAGATCAGTGCCCAGAGAATACCAAGGCTCGTAAGCTTCGTACTCATCTTGGTAGGGATGATCCCGGATGCAACAGCGTGACCATTAGGCCTGAGTACTTCAAAAGAGATCATCGCCACCACGCACAGCCCGTAGACCATGGACTGGATCTGGATGACGGCGTCTTCACCAGTGACCACCATCCCAAGAACGAGGGAGGGGGCTAGCACAACGCCGATCATCGCAACGATCCGCACCCACCAGATATTGAGCGCAGGGATCACCATTGGAGGATGCTTCGGATGAAGATGGCGAGTCCGACCGGTGCCATGTATTCACCTGACGGACGGAACTCACGAAGGAGGGACGTGGAAACGGCCACGACACAGACGATAGCTGACGTTGTCGGCTCGAAGCCGAAAAGTGCCGAAGGAATGATCGTACCGAGAATAGAGACAACAGCCACACGCATAGTAGTTCCAAATCCGACGCGGTTCATCCAGGTCTGGATCATCCCTGCAAAGATCACCGAGAACGAGAAGGGAGGAAGAGCATAGAGCATCACCATGTAGCCGTCGATGTGCAAGTAGTCTTCACGAATGGTGCGCCGAAGCCAGAATGCGAGGACCGTGCCAAGGATGACAAGGAAGGCGGTAACGATCCACATCGCGTCGCGACTGATCAAGGCCGCGACTGAGAAAGAGATGATACCGAAGCTGATGTAGGCGATCACCGAACGCGACTCCCAGCGTAGAGCTGTGAGGTAGGCGCTGCTCATATCAGCTTGTTGGTGTTGACTGTTGAAGAGTAGCGATATGATCCAGAACGATCTTCTTCATCGCTTCCTCAACTTCTTCGTGTGCTTGCCCCTTTATCATACGTGCAAGCTGCGGACAATACGAAGCGTAGTCCGACTCACCGCGTCTGCGGATAAGGACCTCATAGTCATTCGGATCGGTACTTGTTGGGGTTTCCATGGTGTTCTGCTCAGAAGTGTTATCGGTATTTATCGATCTTCATTTGAACTGACGTTCGTTGCGGATCGCGCAGGAGAGAGTTCTGCCACGCGCGTATGGCACCGCTAAGATCGTCAAGTGCTTCGAGGATATCGCCATAGTGCTCATAGTGTGTTGCATTACCGCCAACACTGATCGCACGTTCGATAAAGGTCCGCGCCCGCTCATCATCGCCGGAACGATGAAGGATCCAGGCATAGGTGTCGAGGTAGGCAGCGTTTGTTGGTTCGGCTTGAACGGCCTTCCACGACATAGCACGTGCGCGATCGAGTTTGACGCCACGTCCGGCTAGAGAGTATCCGTAGTTGTTGTTTGCAAGCGCATGTTCAGGGTCGATCTTTAGCGCTCGTTCATAACACTCATCTGAGCTGTCGACAAGCCCCTTTTGATCATACAAGAGACCCAGCTGGACCCATGCATCAACGATCGATGAGTCCATGAAGACGGACTCGCGGTAGTACGCAACAGCAAGCTCGTCCTTGTTGAGGTCGATCGCCGCACCACCAAGCAGGAAGGGGAATCTTGCATCTGTGGCGAATCTCTTCTTCCCGAGGAGGAGATATCGTTCAGCAGCGAGCGGATATCCGTAGATGAGATAGATGCGAGAGATCTCGAGGTAGGACTCCGGTTGTGATTCCGGACTCGCAACGGTTAGGTCGAAGAACGTCGCTGCTCGCGTTGTGTCTTCGATACGCATGGAGACTGTACCGGCAAGGGCCATCACGGGCCATACTTGTGGGAATGACTCCTTGGCATCATCGAGGATGGTTGTGATGTCCTCTCGGTACATTCCCATCACGAGACTGTCTTCGAGAATACTGGAGAGCGTAACACCCCATACCCGCGCACTGCGATCAAGATCGAGATCACGTCCGCGCCACGAAGCAAGCAAAACACGCAGTTCCGGGAACATTCCCTCGTGCACATAGATCTCGCATGTACGGGCAGCGATCTGCGGATCTATTGGGTCGAGCTTGCGAGCTCGTTCCAGAGATCGTAGCACACCCTTCACATCGCGACGTCGCTCGTACAGGTCAGCAAGACGCAGAAGAACGGTCTCGTCCGGCTCCATTGTACAGAGGCGTTCGAAGACCTCGATGGCCTTGGCGGCGTTTCGAGGTTCGTAGAGTCGACCAAGAGTATAGAGCTGTCGCCGACTCGGATTGAGTTCAAGGATCCGCTCATAAGCCGCTATTCCGGCATCGTATTGACCACGCAGTACTTCGATCTCAGCAATGAGTTCCCATGTATCTCGGGAGAGGGAATCACGCTCAATGGCGGCCTCGGCATATTCGCTTGCCATGTCGAGCTTGCGAAGTTCGAGATAGCTCCGGGAGATCGCCGCTAACGTTGCCGACGAGCTGTCATACCGTAGAGCCTGCTGAAACTCAAGGATGGCTTCTGCGTGACGGTTGCCTTGGATCTGTAAGGTTGTACCGTTGATGAAGAACTCACGTGCCTTGCGCATACGTGAGGTAGCATCATCTTGCTGTGAAACACACGGAACCACTGTGGTCATGCTTACCAAAAGGGCAAGGACCAAAACAGGGGAACATGCGTAGGTTCTGAGGGCCAGTCTGTTCATCCAAGTAGGAGACGAACCACGGGGTGGTTTTATGGCAGACAGAGAACGAAAAAAGGCCGCACAGCGGCCTTCTTTACGAAGGAACGTTATTGAGATGCCACAGAACGTGGCATTCGATTACTTCGCAGCGCGCTTCTTCATAGCGGTGTAGCCGATCTTGTCAAGTGTCTTGAGAGCACTTGCCGTGATCTTCACCGTTACCCAGCGACCTTCTTCAGGCACCCAGATACGCTTCTTTTGAATGTTTGGCATGAAACGGCGACGTGTCTTGTTGTTAGCATGAGACACATTGTTGCCGTACATGACGCCGACACCTGTCAATTCACAGCGACGAGCCATGAGGGAACTCCAAATGAGGTTCGTTTTTTATCAGACTTTAAAAATACGGAATCTTTGCTATGTAAAGCAAGTACCGTGCCATCAATACCTTGGGTCGGCTTTTCGGCCTATTTTTGTGGCTCACCTCACCGATAGACCCTGTGGAGCCCCCTCTGTCCCCGGAATCATCCCTCGTGGACCCAAAATCCACCCCGAAACCCAAGCGCGTGATCTCCATCCGAGGCGCTCGGGTGAACAATCTCAAGAACATCGACGTGGACATTCCCCGCAATGCCCTCACGGTGATCACGGGGCTTTCCGGCTCCGGGAAGTCGTCCCTTGCCTTTGATACGCTCTATGCGGAAGGTCAACGCCGGTTTGTGGAGTCGCTCAGTGCCTATGCCCGACAGTTCCTCGACCGGATGAACAAACCCGACGTGGACAGTATCAGTGGTCTGCCACCGGCAGTGGCCATTGAACAACAAACGTTTGCCAAGAACCCGCGATCAACGGTAGGGACTACAACGGAGATCTATGATCACCTGCGCCTGCTCTATGGTCGGATAGGCATCGTCATCGACAAGGACACGGGAGAAGTGGTCAAGAAGGACAGCGCCCAATCCGTTACGGAAGAGGTCCTCAGATGTCCGGAAGGCACCCGCTTCTACATCATGTACGAACTGTCCGCCGAACACGCCATCGTTGGCATCGTTCGAGAAGGTCTCTCGGCAAAAGGCTTTACACGTGTTGTGATCGGTGACTCAACGGAGATCATTGAAGTAGCAGATCTTGAGGATCTTCCTTCCGACGGAACGCCGGTCTATGTCTTGGTTGACCGCGTAGTGGTCAGGACAGATGATGAAACCACGACTCGTTTCACCGACTCCATAGAGCAGGCCTTTGATGCCGGGAGCGGAAGAGTGGTTGTTCGAAACATCGGTACCGGAGAAGATCTGTTCTTCTCGTCGTTGTTTGAAAGTGCACGCACAAAGACGCAATACATCGAGCCGGAACCTCGACTCTTCTCGTTCAATAGTCCGTTCGGCGCCTGCCCAACCTGTCAGGGCTTTGGCCGCAGTGTTGGTGTGGACATGAACCTCGTGGTCCCCGATAAGAGTTTGAGCCTACGCAGGGGAGCTCTTCATCCGTTCCGTGGTGAGACGTTCGGTGCCCACCTGAAGTCGTTGATCAGTGAGGCGCCCCTTGAAGACATTCCGTTGGACAAACCGTTCTTCATGCTCACACCTGAACAGGTAGCGGCAGTGATGACGGGGTTTGGCAAATACATCGGTGTTGATGGATTCTTCAGAATGTTGGAAGAGAAATCCTACAAGACACATTACCGTGTGATGTTGAGTAGGTACCGTGGGTATACAACCTGTCAGAAGTGTCAGGGGTCTCGACTCCGCACCGCTGCACGTCAGGTCTTTGTTCACGGCAAGAACATTCCGCACATCGTCTCCTTAACGTTGAGCGATGCCCGCGATCATTTCGATGCCCTAGTCCTCACTCCGCATGAAGATGCCATCGTTGGACAGATCCTTATCGAGATCCGCCGTCGACTTCATCTCCTATGTGAGATCGGACTCGACTACCTCTCACTCGATCGTCTCTCGCATACTCTGTCAGGGGGCGAATCACAGCGTATCAATCTCGCTACATCTCTTGGTTCAGCCCTTGTTGGAACTCTGTATGTTCTCGACGAACCAAGCATCGGACTTCACCCGCGCGACACGGAACGTCTGCTGAGCATTCTACGGAAGCTGCGCGGACTCGGAAACTCTGTGGTGATCGTTGAACATGATCTTGATGTGATCCGCACAGCAGACCATGTGATCGATATCGGTCCGCTTGCCGGTGAGAACGGCGGACACGTCAACTTCAGCGGTCCGTTATCAGAGATGATCGAAAGCGGCACGTCACTCACTGCAGACTACCTCACCGGTCGTAAACATGTGAGTGTGAAAACAGCCTATCGGAAGGGAACCGGTTCATCTCTGGTGATCAAGAAGCCCCTTCATCACAACCTGCAGGGCGATGATGTTTCGATACCCTTGGGGACGTTCACAGTTGTAACAGGCGTTTCCGGATCGGGCAAGAGTTCACTCGTCCACGATGTTATATATGCCGGCATCCAACGAATGCTTGGTGGGTACTCCGGTGAAGTAGGCCACTGCGAACGTATGGAAGGTCTAGAGAACATCACTGGTGTGGAGATGATCGATCAAACACCGATCGGTCGGTCGAGTCGGTCAACCCCGGCCACCTACACAAAGATCTTCGACAGTGTGCGTGATGTCTTTGCCGCAACACAGGTAGCCAAACAACTGGGGTGGAAGCCCGGACACTTCTCCTTCAATGTCTCCGGCGGACGGTGTGATGTATGTGAGGGGGCGGGCACGGTGACGATCGAAATGCAGTTCCTCCCCGACATCGAACTGCCATGTGAGGCGTGTAATGGTACGCGGTATAAAAGAGATGCCCAGCACATCCTCTACAAGGGTAAGTCGATCATCGATGTCCTTGGCATGACCGTCGAAGAAGCCATTGAGTTGTTCAGTGGGTATCCACGTATCGTCTCAAAACTCAGCATCCTACGAGATGTTGGCCTTGGATACCTCAGACTCGGTCAACCGTCTACACACCTCAGCGGCGGAGAAGCACAGCGTATCAAACTTGCCACACATCTCGACACGCAGAACGAAGGGAAGATGTTGTTCATCTTCGATGAACCAACTACTGGACTGCATGTGCACGATGTCTCTGCGCTTATCACTGCATTTGATCGACTCGTTGAGAAGGGGCATACCATGCTCGTGATCGAGCATAACGTACATGTGATGGCTGCTGCCGACTGGATCATCGACATGGGTCCCGAAGGCGGCGTCCGCGGAGGCAGGGTAGTAGCCACAGGCACACCACGCTCCATGGCCAACGAGGAAACCTCTCATACCGGCGTTGCCCTTGCTGAGTTCTTCCGAGAAGTGGGAGTGGTGCCGGCACGTAAACGCGCAACGAAGGCTGCACGATGAACGGACGATCGATCGTTCGGGTATTGATCGGAACATCGATCTTGGTCGTTGCCGTTTGGTTCATGATGCGGGGCGTTGATCTGAGCGCGATGTTCGATATCCTCAAACACGCCGATCTTGTCATTGCTGCGTCATGCATTCCGCTGGTGATCGGCTCGCATCTGATGCGTGCAATTCGTTGGCGCACACTTCTTCGTCCAACGAACCATGTCACTCATTTGTCAACAGCCTTCAACTCCGTGATGATCGGCTACGCTGCCAACACCATCGTACCACGTTCCGGTGAACTGATCCGTCCATGGGTCTTTGCCAGACGTGAGGGGATGCCTGTGGCTACGGCTATGAGCAGCGTATTGGTTGAGCGTGTCATTGATGTGTTGACGTTGTTGCTGGCCATTGCCCTTGTGATGGTTCTTGCACCCGGACGGTTCTCCGAGATCCTCCCTGGCTTCACGCCCTCGATGGTTGCCACACGTTTGGCACTACCCATCGGACTCTTGGTCGTTGTGCTTTCACTCATCGTATTCACACCACTCGGCATTGCCATTGTGCACCGCGTCATTCGTCCGATGTTCAGCGGTCTTGCCGAGAAGCTCGAGAAGATCCTCACCACCGTTCGTGAAGGGATGAGCATCATCGGTCAACCACGGCTTTACGCACGCTTGGTTCTTGAGACCGTGATCATCTGGGTCCTCTACGCCTTGCCGTTGTGGATCATCACGCAAGCCCTACCGTTTCCATCAGCCCACAC is a window encoding:
- the scpA gene encoding methylmalonyl-CoA mutase is translated as MKPDITPWSELAAKELKGRSADSLTIRSAEGIPIKPLYTSADLESLAHVNTLPGLFPFMRGPYATMYTNRPWTIRQYAGFSTAEESNAFYRKALASGQKGLSVAFDLATHRGYDSDHPRVVGDVGKAGVAIDSVEDMKILFDKIPLDTMSVSMTMNGAVIPILAMFIVAAEEQGVPKEKLSGTIQNDILKEFMVRNTYIYPPEPSMRIVADIIEYTSNEMPRFNSISISGYHMHEAGATAVQELAYTIADGLEYVRTAINRGMPVDAFAPRLSFFFAIGMNFFMEIAKLRAARVLWATAMQQFAPAKKDSLLLRTHCQTSGWSLAAQDPFNNVVRTTIEGLAAVLGGTQSLHTNSYDEALGLPTERSARVARNTQLIIAEESHVTEVADPLGGSYYVEALTDALVRDASAIIAEVESYGGMTKAINAGIPKMRIEESAARRQALIDQGKEVIVGVNKYQLEHESDIDVLDIDNTSVRESQVTRLASIRASRNEDDVTRTLLALTNAARSGEGNLLEKAIDAARCRATLGEISDAMAQVFTRFEAHTVAIEGVYGAQYAHDPEYAALRANVDEFEKEFGRRPRILVAKLGQDGHDRGAKVIATSFADIGFDVDIGPLFSTPEEAARQAADNDVHVVGVSSQAAGHKTLIPQLISALKAEGAGDILVVAGGVIPPKDHDMLRSAGVTSIFGPGTNILVAAKEVVEAIRTHLRSLK
- a CDS encoding tetratricopeptide repeat protein, producing MKRLVTLLVLLYASATAANAQWVLIKADGDTILQRGIDHIYNVEFDRAHEDFKQVIAMYPTHPAGYFLDAMVEWWRINLDRRNSSADQAFLKKIDKVLFVCDQMLDSTPHNITALFFKGGALGFRGRYHAMRENMFSAADDGRLALDILQECQKVAPGNHDIMLGTGLYNYYAAALPEKYPALSTVMVFLPRGDKSLGLAQLKAAARKAKYAANEAKVVLIQAYFDFERNPLAAMEFASDLHKQYPMNPAFQRAYGRCLVSLGPLDSMETCWRNVLVRYMDKKTGYDKLAAREALYYIGVARMMNRDHEMALKYLYKCDEACRVLDEDPSGYMVKANLKVGQIYDLQGKRDLAIKQYKKVLDWDDVGGSQAEAQRYLQSAYK
- a CDS encoding CPBP family intramembrane metalloprotease, which codes for MVIPALNIWWVRIVAMIGVVLAPSLVLGMVVTGEDAVIQIQSMVYGLCVVAMISFEVLRPNGHAVASGIIPTKMSTKLTSLGILWALISIAVIAVVAVVLGGTIVPVATMLEPSAISTVILFAIGEEVLFRGTIFRAVEERFSPTMAVLATSLPFALVHLSNPGSSWISAVNVFLAGVALGTSVALTRSLWTAIGFHVVWNLGIAFLFGFVSGMDLPIDAYVLNTSGIAPSLRWLVDGSFGVEDGALTTVLLIIATIGMQRLRIFDPYVQAARYQQQLSLTR
- a CDS encoding tetratricopeptide repeat protein, yielding MTTVVPCVSQQDDATSRMRKAREFFINGTTLQIQGNRHAEAILEFQQALRYDSSSATLAAISRSYLELRKLDMASEYAEAAIERDSLSRDTWELIAEIEVLRGQYDAGIAAYERILELNPSRRQLYTLGRLYEPRNAAKAIEVFERLCTMEPDETVLLRLADLYERRRDVKGVLRSLERARKLDPIDPQIAARTCEIYVHEGMFPELRVLLASWRGRDLDLDRSARVWGVTLSSILEDSLVMGMYREDITTILDDAKESFPQVWPVMALAGTVSMRIEDTTRAATFFDLTVASPESQPESYLEISRIYLIYGYPLAAERYLLLGKKRFATDARFPFLLGGAAIDLNKDELAVAYYRESVFMDSSIVDAWVQLGLLYDQKGLVDSSDECYERALKIDPEHALANNNYGYSLAGRGVKLDRARAMSWKAVQAEPTNAAYLDTYAWILHRSGDDERARTFIERAISVGGNATHYEHYGDILEALDDLSGAIRAWQNSLLRDPQRTSVQMKIDKYR
- the rpmB gene encoding 50S ribosomal protein L28, which encodes MARRCELTGVGVMYGNNVSHANNKTRRRFMPNIQKKRIWVPEEGRWVTVKITASALKTLDKIGYTAMKKRAAK
- the uvrA gene encoding excinuclease ABC subunit UvrA → MDPKSTPKPKRVISIRGARVNNLKNIDVDIPRNALTVITGLSGSGKSSLAFDTLYAEGQRRFVESLSAYARQFLDRMNKPDVDSISGLPPAVAIEQQTFAKNPRSTVGTTTEIYDHLRLLYGRIGIVIDKDTGEVVKKDSAQSVTEEVLRCPEGTRFYIMYELSAEHAIVGIVREGLSAKGFTRVVIGDSTEIIEVADLEDLPSDGTPVYVLVDRVVVRTDDETTTRFTDSIEQAFDAGSGRVVVRNIGTGEDLFFSSLFESARTKTQYIEPEPRLFSFNSPFGACPTCQGFGRSVGVDMNLVVPDKSLSLRRGALHPFRGETFGAHLKSLISEAPLEDIPLDKPFFMLTPEQVAAVMTGFGKYIGVDGFFRMLEEKSYKTHYRVMLSRYRGYTTCQKCQGSRLRTAARQVFVHGKNIPHIVSLTLSDARDHFDALVLTPHEDAIVGQILIEIRRRLHLLCEIGLDYLSLDRLSHTLSGGESQRINLATSLGSALVGTLYVLDEPSIGLHPRDTERLLSILRKLRGLGNSVVIVEHDLDVIRTADHVIDIGPLAGENGGHVNFSGPLSEMIESGTSLTADYLTGRKHVSVKTAYRKGTGSSLVIKKPLHHNLQGDDVSIPLGTFTVVTGVSGSGKSSLVHDVIYAGIQRMLGGYSGEVGHCERMEGLENITGVEMIDQTPIGRSSRSTPATYTKIFDSVRDVFAATQVAKQLGWKPGHFSFNVSGGRCDVCEGAGTVTIEMQFLPDIELPCEACNGTRYKRDAQHILYKGKSIIDVLGMTVEEAIELFSGYPRIVSKLSILRDVGLGYLRLGQPSTHLSGGEAQRIKLATHLDTQNEGKMLFIFDEPTTGLHVHDVSALITAFDRLVEKGHTMLVIEHNVHVMAAADWIIDMGPEGGVRGGRVVATGTPRSMANEETSHTGVALAEFFREVGVVPARKRATKAAR
- a CDS encoding flippase-like domain-containing protein — protein: MNGRSIVRVLIGTSILVVAVWFMMRGVDLSAMFDILKHADLVIAASCIPLVIGSHLMRAIRWRTLLRPTNHVTHLSTAFNSVMIGYAANTIVPRSGELIRPWVFARREGMPVATAMSSVLVERVIDVLTLLLAIALVMVLAPGRFSEILPGFTPSMVATRLALPIGLLVVVLSLIVFTPLGIAIVHRVIRPMFSGLAEKLEKILTTVREGMSIIGQPRLYARLVLETVIIWVLYALPLWIITQALPFPSAHTITMVDAAIMLVIISVGVTIAPTPGALGVYQSFAQTALVVLAGATPTEGLAFGMLAWTVNYGLAFVVGAICWLIESRNGITFRSLSKDSAPI